A portion of the Pseudomonas sp. GR 6-02 genome contains these proteins:
- a CDS encoding di-heme-cytochrome C peroxidase, giving the protein MRLIIRLLILIAVLLGLGLAVVLYYVANPKLPAWSPAQQVHYLEQWSAADRQAYYFTPQGTQVKGLRYDWFNALELPFSQKRFAAPEYLARFGFLIDPSQKATPDNPGNLPVGFARHQNPGSQEEFLDITCSACHTGELRFNGQAVRIDGGSAQHVLPSSVPTLRGGSFGQALVASLASTYYNPWKFERFARNVLGQDYDARHQQLRQDFKSSLDTFLKVAWNDTHRGLYPTEEGPGRTDAFGRIANASFGDAISPANYRVANAPVDYPQLWDMWTFDWVQWNGSAQQPMARNIGEALGVGATLNFFDASGQPLKGDDRYPSSVRVRDLHRIEQTLQRLKPPVWPEALLGSIDKPLAAKGRALFAENCAGCHVPRVTQSDGRPVHHLNLLPVEVIGTDPGAANNIADHRFDLTALKWDPAELAQLDVQLHPKPTEPLDLSQLSVAKGLAYVTAFVGNQAYRAANVTPAERPNLDGFGLPIGVQELRSYKARPLAGVWATPPFLHNGSVPSIYQLLSPQDERATTFYKGTFEYDPKHLGYRTEAFTNGFVFDTRITGNHNSGHEFRDGERGNGVIGRLLQPQERWALLEYLKVLGGPLESQLPDHLISQKD; this is encoded by the coding sequence GTGCGCCTCATAATCCGCTTGCTGATTCTGATCGCAGTACTACTGGGGCTGGGCCTCGCCGTGGTGCTGTACTACGTCGCCAACCCGAAATTACCGGCCTGGTCACCGGCGCAACAGGTGCATTACCTGGAGCAATGGAGCGCCGCAGACCGCCAGGCCTACTACTTCACGCCCCAAGGCACCCAGGTCAAAGGCTTGCGCTATGACTGGTTCAACGCCCTCGAACTGCCCTTCTCGCAAAAACGATTCGCCGCCCCCGAATACCTCGCGCGCTTTGGTTTTCTGATCGATCCGAGCCAGAAAGCCACGCCAGACAACCCTGGCAACCTGCCCGTCGGTTTCGCCCGTCATCAGAATCCGGGCAGCCAGGAAGAGTTTCTGGACATCACCTGTTCCGCCTGCCACACCGGCGAATTGCGTTTCAACGGCCAGGCCGTGCGCATCGACGGTGGCTCGGCCCAGCATGTGCTGCCATCCAGCGTCCCGACCCTGCGCGGCGGCAGTTTCGGCCAGGCACTGGTGGCCAGCCTCGCCTCGACTTACTACAACCCGTGGAAATTCGAACGTTTCGCACGCAACGTCCTGGGCCAGGACTATGACGCCCGGCATCAACAGCTACGCCAGGACTTCAAAAGCTCACTCGATACCTTCTTGAAAGTGGCCTGGAACGACACCCATCGCGGGCTCTACCCCACCGAAGAAGGCCCCGGCCGTACCGACGCCTTCGGACGCATCGCCAACGCCAGTTTCGGCGACGCCATTTCGCCGGCCAACTACCGTGTGGCCAACGCGCCGGTGGACTACCCGCAACTGTGGGACATGTGGACCTTCGACTGGGTGCAGTGGAACGGCTCGGCGCAGCAACCGATGGCCCGCAACATCGGCGAGGCCCTGGGTGTTGGCGCCACGCTGAATTTCTTCGACGCCAGCGGGCAGCCTCTCAAGGGCGACGACCGCTATCCGTCCAGCGTCCGGGTGCGCGATTTGCACCGGATCGAACAAACCCTGCAACGACTCAAGCCGCCCGTCTGGCCGGAAGCCTTGCTGGGCTCCATCGACAAACCGTTGGCCGCAAAAGGCCGAGCACTATTCGCTGAAAACTGCGCTGGGTGCCACGTCCCCCGCGTCACCCAAAGCGACGGCAGACCGGTGCACCACCTGAACTTACTGCCCGTGGAGGTGATTGGCACAGACCCCGGCGCCGCCAACAATATTGCCGACCATCGCTTCGATCTGACGGCCTTGAAGTGGGATCCGGCAGAGCTTGCGCAACTGGACGTGCAACTGCATCCAAAACCCACGGAACCCTTGGATTTGAGCCAGTTGTCAGTGGCCAAGGGGCTGGCCTACGTCACTGCTTTCGTGGGGAACCAGGCCTATCGCGCAGCCAATGTGACGCCAGCGGAGCGCCCGAACCTGGACGGTTTCGGCCTGCCTATCGGTGTCCAGGAATTACGCAGCTATAAAGCCCGACCATTGGCGGGCGTCTGGGCCACACCGCCGTTTCTGCACAACGGTTCGGTGCCGAGCATTTATCAACTGCTCTCGCCCCAGGATGAACGTGCAACAACGTTCTACAAGGGCACCTTCGAATACGATCCCAAACACCTGGGCTATCGCACCGAAGCCTTCACCAACGGCTTTGTGTTCGACACGCGTATTACCGGCAATCACAACAGCGGCCACGAATTCCGCGACGGCGAGCGCGGTAATGGCGTGATCGGTCGCCTGCTGCAACCGCAGGAGCGCTGGGCGCTGTTGGAATACCTGAAAGTGTTGGGCGGCCCGCTGGAGTCGCAATTGCCAGACCACCTCATCAGTCAAAAGGATTGA
- a CDS encoding catalase family protein, protein MLITLWLRLGAFLGKTLLWMLGLGVLGWALTMAWLAWQHRGPVSAEELIPDGEAAMTRDIIQTAVRIVDQHRESTRYLRDAHAKAHGCVKAEVQVLPDLATALRQGVFSEPGKTWQATMRLSNGNAYPQFDSIRDARGMAIKLFDVPGKQLLSDRQGRSEQDFVMFNHPNFFVSDVAEYRQNVAAQAEGKTIMAFFPAWDPRTWQVRHLFIALATLSPAPASPTQTTYFSVSPYKFGEANVKFRVIPDPESCPTYTLPTQNQNLPNFLRSALNQQLSTDRVPACFVLQIQRQDPGQYMPIEDTSIEWRERDAPFETVARIKLPAQDFDTPALNLQCDNLSFNPWFGLEAHRPIGGINRLRKAVYEAVSDYRHSRNGEQ, encoded by the coding sequence ATGCTGATCACGCTCTGGCTACGTCTGGGTGCCTTCCTTGGTAAAACCCTGCTGTGGATGTTGGGTTTGGGGGTCCTCGGCTGGGCGCTGACCATGGCATGGCTCGCCTGGCAACATCGCGGCCCGGTATCGGCTGAAGAACTGATTCCGGACGGCGAAGCGGCGATGACCCGGGACATCATCCAGACAGCGGTGCGGATCGTCGATCAACACCGCGAAAGTACTCGCTATCTGCGCGACGCTCACGCCAAGGCCCATGGTTGCGTGAAGGCCGAGGTTCAGGTGCTGCCGGATCTGGCGACGGCGTTGCGCCAAGGCGTGTTCAGCGAACCCGGCAAAACCTGGCAAGCGACGATGCGTCTGTCCAACGGCAATGCCTATCCGCAGTTCGACAGCATCCGCGATGCCCGGGGCATGGCGATCAAGTTGTTCGATGTGCCGGGTAAACAGTTACTGAGTGACCGACAAGGGCGCAGCGAACAGGATTTCGTGATGTTCAACCATCCGAACTTCTTTGTCAGCGATGTCGCCGAGTATCGTCAGAATGTGGCCGCTCAGGCTGAAGGCAAAACGATAATGGCGTTCTTCCCGGCTTGGGATCCGCGCACCTGGCAGGTTCGTCATCTGTTTATTGCGCTGGCGACACTCTCCCCTGCCCCGGCAAGTCCGACCCAGACCACCTACTTTTCGGTTTCGCCGTACAAGTTTGGTGAGGCCAACGTCAAATTCCGGGTGATACCGGATCCGGAGAGCTGCCCGACCTACACGCTGCCCACGCAAAATCAAAACCTGCCGAACTTCCTGCGCAGTGCGCTGAACCAGCAGCTGTCGACTGATCGGGTGCCGGCCTGTTTCGTTTTGCAGATCCAGCGTCAGGATCCGGGCCAATATATGCCGATCGAAGACACCAGCATCGAGTGGCGTGAACGAGACGCGCCCTTCGAAACCGTGGCCAGGATCAAGCTGCCTGCCCAGGATTTCGACACCCCGGCGCTGAACCTGCAATGCGACAACCTGTCGTTCAATCCATGGTTCGGCCTTGAAGCCCATCGG